A stretch of the Malus sylvestris chromosome 10, drMalSylv7.2, whole genome shotgun sequence genome encodes the following:
- the LOC126585899 gene encoding uncharacterized protein LOC126585899: protein MSLILRLRNHLPNGFCRRPLISSLGALNSGRLNGFCRNFGQPARQEEEEEEEVEIDQRRLPADYDPATFDPTEHRSPPTDRVFRLVDEISSLTLVEVAELGSILMRKKGMTEPPVVGVMKPGAAGLGLAMKGPSAAKEEKKPEKTVFELKLESFEAASKIKLIKEVRSFTDLGLKEAKDLVEKAPSVLKTGVSKEDGEQLVEKLKALGAKVSLE, encoded by the coding sequence GACCCCTTATTTCTTCCCTTGGAGCACTGAATTCTGGTAGATTAAATGGGTTTTGTCGAAACTTTGGTCAACCTGCAaggcaagaagaggaagaggaggaagaagtggAGATTGACCAGAGGAGACTCCCTGCTGATTATGATCCTGCTACATTTGATCCCACAGAGCATCGTAGTCCTCCAACTGATCGGGTTTTTAGGCTCGTAGATGAAATATCATCACTCACATTGGTTGAAGTTGCTGAGCTGGGTTCCATTTTGATGAGAAAAAAGGGAATGACGGAGCCGCCAGTTGTGGGAGTTATGAAGCCAGGAGCTGCTGGACTAGGATTGGCAATGAAGGGACCGTCAGCAGCTAAGGAGGAGAAGAAACCAGAAAAGACTGTATTTGAATTGAAATTGGAGTCATTTGAGGCAGCGTCTAAAATAAAACTGATCAAGGAGGTAAGGAGCTTCACCGACTTAGGACTCAAGGAAGCAAAGGATTTAGTGGAGAAGGCGCCATCGGTGCTAAAGACAGGAGTGTCAAAGGAAGATGGAGAACAACTGGTAGAGAAGCTGAAAGCTCTTGGCGCAAAAGTTTCtcttgaatga